In one Pseudomonas sp. 31-12 genomic region, the following are encoded:
- a CDS encoding YbdD/YjiX family protein: MFNDLSRLGKYLGQAARLMVGMPDYDTYVEHMQSKHPDKPVMSYEVFFRERQEARYGSKAGPKCC; the protein is encoded by the coding sequence ATGTTCAATGACCTGAGTCGTCTCGGCAAATACCTCGGTCAGGCCGCACGCCTGATGGTGGGGATGCCGGACTACGACACCTACGTCGAACATATGCAGAGCAAACACCCGGACAAACCGGTGATGAGCTATGAGGTGTTCTTTCGGGAACGCCAGGAGGCACGTTACGGCAGCAAGGCTGGGCCGAAGTGTTGTTGA
- a CDS encoding quinone oxidoreductase, with product MAKAIRFHETGGPEVLRYEDVEVGEPGPGQVRLRHVAVGLNYADTYFRNGTYPIPLANGMGVEASGVVQAVGEGVTQVEVGDRVTYTGFLNTLGAYSTERLIAAAPLIKLPETISFETAAAMTMRGLTSAYLMRRIYDFKVGDSILLHAAAGGVGLIVSQWAKLLGLTVIGTVSTDVKGEIARAHGCDHVINYSHEDVAQRVRELTDGVGVNVVFDSVGKNTFMGSLDSLKRRGLMVCVGTASGPIPAFDPVMLAMKGSLFLTRPALADYIADPAEKAALASELFDHVGSGRIKIEINQHYALQDAVQAHRDLESRKTTGSSIFVI from the coding sequence ATGGCCAAAGCCATCCGCTTCCACGAAACCGGTGGTCCCGAAGTCCTTCGTTATGAAGACGTCGAGGTCGGGGAACCTGGCCCGGGTCAGGTTCGTCTGCGTCATGTGGCCGTCGGCCTGAACTATGCCGACACCTACTTTCGCAATGGCACCTACCCGATCCCGTTGGCTAACGGCATGGGCGTTGAAGCCTCTGGCGTCGTACAGGCTGTGGGCGAGGGCGTTACCCAAGTCGAAGTCGGCGATCGCGTTACCTACACCGGTTTTCTCAATACGCTGGGCGCGTACAGCACCGAGCGCCTGATCGCGGCCGCACCGCTAATCAAACTGCCGGAAACCATCAGCTTCGAAACCGCTGCGGCCATGACCATGCGCGGCCTGACGTCGGCGTACCTGATGCGGCGTATTTATGATTTCAAGGTCGGCGACAGCATTCTGCTGCATGCCGCCGCCGGGGGTGTGGGGCTCATCGTTTCGCAGTGGGCCAAGTTGCTCGGCCTGACGGTCATCGGCACCGTCTCCACGGACGTCAAAGGTGAAATCGCCCGCGCCCATGGCTGCGACCATGTCATCAACTACAGCCATGAAGATGTCGCCCAGCGCGTTCGTGAGCTGACTGACGGCGTCGGCGTCAACGTGGTGTTCGACAGTGTGGGCAAGAATACTTTCATGGGCTCCCTGGACTCGCTCAAGCGGCGCGGCCTGATGGTGTGCGTGGGCACGGCTTCCGGTCCGATCCCGGCCTTTGATCCGGTGATGCTGGCGATGAAAGGCTCGCTGTTCCTGACCCGCCCGGCCCTGGCCGACTACATCGCCGATCCTGCGGAAAAAGCCGCGCTGGCGAGCGAGCTGTTCGATCACGTCGGCAGCGGCCGGATCAAGATCGAGATTAACCAGCACTATGCTCTACAGGATGCCGTGCAGGCCCATCGTGACCTGGAATCGCGCAAGACCACCGGCTCGTCGATTTTCGTCATTTAA
- the ppk2 gene encoding polyphosphate kinase 2 yields the protein MAKDKKRTKKSDDSVKMSNKDYLSELRRLHVEVVKLQEWVKHKGIKICIVFEGRDGAGKGGTIKALTERVSPRIFRVVALPAPTDREKSQMYVQRYLPHLPAAGEVVIFDRSWYNRAGVERVMGFCTKEQVAGFLKAIPLVERAIVDSGVILLKYWLEVSPEEQTRRLEERIKDGRKIWKLTAMDLKSYSRWYDYSRARDDMFKSTDTGHAPWLVANSNDKRRARLNIITDLLSRIPYEEVPREKVKLPKRQRPGGYREPNYPLKRVAEKF from the coding sequence ATGGCAAAGGACAAGAAACGCACCAAAAAAAGCGACGACAGCGTCAAGATGTCAAACAAGGACTACCTGAGCGAACTGCGCCGGTTGCATGTCGAGGTCGTGAAGTTGCAGGAGTGGGTCAAGCACAAGGGCATCAAGATCTGCATTGTCTTCGAGGGCCGCGACGGGGCCGGCAAAGGCGGGACGATCAAGGCGCTGACCGAACGGGTGAGCCCGCGGATCTTCCGGGTCGTGGCGCTGCCTGCGCCCACCGACCGGGAAAAAAGCCAGATGTATGTGCAGCGCTACCTGCCGCATCTGCCGGCGGCCGGCGAAGTGGTGATCTTCGATCGCAGTTGGTACAACCGTGCGGGCGTCGAGCGGGTGATGGGGTTCTGCACCAAAGAGCAGGTCGCCGGTTTCCTCAAGGCCATCCCTCTGGTGGAGCGCGCCATCGTCGACTCGGGCGTTATCCTGCTCAAGTATTGGCTGGAAGTAAGCCCTGAAGAACAGACTCGCCGGCTTGAGGAACGCATCAAGGATGGGCGCAAGATCTGGAAGCTGACTGCCATGGACTTGAAGTCCTACAGCCGTTGGTATGACTATTCCCGGGCACGCGATGACATGTTCAAGTCGACGGATACCGGACATGCCCCGTGGCTGGTGGCCAACTCCAATGACAAGCGGCGGGCGCGCCTGAACATCATCACCGACTTGCTGAGCCGTATTCCCTATGAGGAGGTGCCGCGCGAGAAAGTGAAGTTGCCTAAACGGCAGCGGCCGGGGGGCTACCGTGAACCGAATTACCCGCTCAAACGGGTCGCTGAGAAGTTCTGA
- a CDS encoding SulP family inorganic anion transporter, with the protein MSDSNVSPPVPEPGRIAPRVKAGDQTGWGRWMPGLQTLRGYPIAGLRHDIMAGLVLTTMLVPVGIAYAQASGLPGIYGLYATIVPLLAYAFFGPSRILVLGPDSSLVAVILAVVLPLSGGDPQRAVALAGMMAIVSGTVCVLAGIARLGFVTELLSKPIRYGYMNGIALTVLISQLPKLFGFSIEADGPLRNLWAIATAVMEGETNWTVFTVGLSTLAVILLLKGQKRVPGILIAVVGATVAVGALDLAERANVSILGSLPQGLPSFAIPWITTADIVPVLIGGCAVALISFADTSVLSRVYAARTRTYVDPNQEMVGLGIANLAAGFFQGFPVSSSSSRTPVAEAAGARTQLTGVVGALCVALLLMVAPNLLQHLPTSALAAVVIASAIGLIEVSDLRRIYRMQRWEFWLSIACTVGVAVFGAIEGIGLAIVIAVIEFLWDGWRPYSAVLGRVEGLKGYHDIQRYPEARLIPGLVLFRWDAPLFFANAEQFQDRVLSALAASPTPVRWLVVTAEPVTSVDVTSADMLVELTETLHAAGIELCIAEMKDPVKDKLKRFGLFEQLGEQAFFPTIGAAVDSYVLTHPVDRQEEAR; encoded by the coding sequence ATGAGCGACTCCAATGTTTCGCCCCCAGTCCCGGAGCCGGGGCGTATTGCACCGCGGGTGAAGGCGGGCGATCAGACCGGCTGGGGTCGCTGGATGCCGGGACTGCAGACACTGCGCGGATACCCGATTGCCGGGTTGCGGCACGACATCATGGCCGGGCTGGTGCTGACCACAATGTTGGTGCCGGTCGGCATCGCCTACGCGCAAGCTTCAGGCCTGCCCGGCATTTATGGTCTTTACGCGACCATCGTCCCGCTACTCGCTTATGCGTTTTTCGGGCCCAGTCGGATTCTCGTATTGGGCCCGGATTCCTCATTGGTGGCGGTCATCCTCGCCGTCGTCCTGCCACTCTCCGGCGGCGATCCGCAGCGCGCAGTCGCCCTGGCGGGCATGATGGCCATCGTCTCAGGGACGGTCTGCGTCTTGGCGGGGATCGCGCGTCTTGGCTTCGTCACCGAGTTGCTGTCCAAACCGATCCGCTACGGGTACATGAACGGGATAGCCCTGACCGTATTGATCAGCCAACTGCCGAAACTCTTCGGCTTTTCGATCGAAGCTGACGGGCCGCTGAGAAACCTGTGGGCCATCGCCACGGCGGTCATGGAGGGCGAAACCAACTGGACCGTGTTCACGGTCGGCCTGTCCACACTGGCAGTCATCTTGCTGCTCAAAGGCCAGAAGCGCGTGCCGGGCATTCTAATTGCCGTGGTTGGGGCGACCGTCGCCGTGGGTGCGCTGGACCTCGCCGAGCGGGCAAATGTATCGATTCTCGGCTCCCTCCCGCAGGGCTTGCCTTCTTTTGCCATCCCCTGGATCACGACCGCCGATATCGTCCCCGTGCTGATCGGTGGTTGCGCGGTGGCCCTCATCTCGTTCGCCGACACCAGCGTGCTTTCCCGTGTCTATGCCGCCAGGACGCGCACCTATGTCGACCCGAACCAGGAAATGGTCGGGCTTGGCATCGCCAACCTGGCCGCCGGGTTCTTTCAGGGGTTTCCCGTGTCCAGCAGTTCGTCGCGCACTCCCGTGGCCGAGGCTGCCGGTGCCAGAACCCAGCTGACCGGCGTGGTCGGCGCGCTGTGTGTCGCCTTGCTGCTGATGGTGGCGCCGAACTTGCTGCAGCATTTACCCACCAGTGCACTGGCGGCTGTCGTTATTGCATCGGCCATCGGCTTGATCGAGGTCAGCGACTTGCGGCGAATTTATCGCATGCAACGCTGGGAGTTCTGGCTGTCGATCGCCTGCACGGTGGGCGTGGCCGTGTTCGGAGCAATCGAGGGCATTGGCCTGGCTATCGTGATTGCGGTGATCGAATTCCTGTGGGATGGCTGGCGTCCCTATTCTGCAGTGCTCGGACGCGTGGAAGGTCTCAAGGGCTACCATGACATCCAGCGCTATCCCGAGGCGCGCCTTATCCCCGGACTGGTCCTGTTTCGCTGGGATGCACCGCTGTTTTTCGCCAATGCCGAACAGTTTCAGGACCGCGTGCTGAGTGCCTTGGCGGCATCGCCGACGCCAGTGCGGTGGCTGGTCGTGACGGCGGAACCGGTTACCAGCGTGGACGTGACCTCTGCTGACATGCTGGTTGAACTGACCGAAACGTTGCACGCCGCTGGCATCGAGCTGTGTATTGCCGAAATGAAAGACCCGGTCAAGGACAAGCTCAAGCGGTTCGGACTCTTCGAGCAGCTGGGCGAACAGGCGTTTTTTCCAACAATTGGCGCCGCTGTCGACAGCTATGTGCTGACCCACCCGGTGGATCGGCAAGAAGAGGCTCGATGA